One window of the Synechococcus sp. CC9311 genome contains the following:
- a CDS encoding SDR family oxidoreductase yields the protein MANQASPFSDPSLSGRWTGRTVGITGASGALGRALTKALIAEGAWVIALSHSPRPQDQTSMDEAQEWVCWSCGDEHQLDSTLKRIDVLLLNHGINPGGDQCPETLSKTLEVNALSHWRLMQQFESIAERDQTCEQPRELWVNTSEAEIQPALSPGYELSKRLIGELVSLRWNNQTATQRQALRLRKLILGPFRSNLNPIGILTSGFVSKQVIWQANLGVNLIIVTPNPLTYFLMPFVELVRRVYCHALRVNSHDR from the coding sequence ATGGCCAATCAGGCGTCTCCCTTTTCTGATCCATCGCTGTCGGGACGCTGGACCGGCCGAACAGTGGGAATCACTGGAGCGAGTGGCGCGCTGGGACGGGCTTTAACCAAGGCCCTCATCGCAGAGGGCGCTTGGGTGATTGCTCTGAGCCATAGTCCTCGCCCCCAAGACCAAACGTCAATGGATGAGGCTCAAGAGTGGGTGTGTTGGTCTTGCGGAGATGAGCATCAGCTGGATTCCACTCTCAAAAGAATTGATGTGTTGTTGTTGAACCATGGCATCAACCCTGGTGGTGATCAGTGTCCCGAGACTCTCTCTAAAACCCTTGAGGTGAACGCGTTAAGCCACTGGCGCTTGATGCAGCAATTCGAGAGCATTGCGGAACGAGACCAAACGTGCGAACAGCCAAGAGAGCTCTGGGTCAATACGTCAGAGGCTGAGATCCAACCGGCCTTGAGTCCTGGCTATGAGTTGAGCAAGCGATTGATCGGTGAATTGGTCAGCTTGCGTTGGAACAATCAAACCGCGACGCAGCGTCAGGCATTGCGGTTGCGCAAACTCATCCTTGGACCGTTTCGCTCCAACCTCAATCCGATTGGAATTTTGACGTCTGGATTCGTCTCCAAACAGGTGATTTGGCAAGCAAATCTCGGGGTGAACTTGATCATCGTCACCCCCAATCCACTGACTTACTTCCTAATGCCTTTCGTCGAACTGGTCCGAAGGGTTTATTGCCATGCTTTGAGGGTCAATTCCCACGATCGGTGA
- the gltX gene encoding glutamate--tRNA ligase, with the protein MTVRVRLAPSPTGTLHIGTARTAVFNWLFARHQNGKFLLRIEDTDKERSKPEFTENILDGLRWLGLDWDEEPVIQSERIEVHRQAISQLLAQGLAYRCYVSEQELDAMREAQRASGQPPRYDNRHRHLTGDQEEAYRAEGREAVIRFRIDDEATIAWTDMVRGPMQWRGADLGGDMVIARRAPATTVGDPLYNLVVVVDDAAMAISHVIRGEDHIANTAKQLLLYQALELNCPTFAHTPLILNPEGRKLSKRDGVTSIGDFQEMGYTAEALANYMTLLGWSVPEGTEERFTLRQAAEVFSFDRVNKAGAKFDWDKLNWLNAQVLHGWSPAELLAALEPRWQKQGWVVSDPLWANDLAVLLGPSLTLIEDGVTQARPFFEEPPLEEDGLKQLEQEGARPALQALLSALELNAWDGLDVERAQTLLKEAAASAEVKKGVLMKSLRAALLGRLQGPDLITTWALLARLGHDRQRLRRCL; encoded by the coding sequence GTGACGGTTCGCGTTCGTCTGGCCCCAAGCCCCACCGGCACACTACATATCGGAACAGCTCGTACTGCTGTTTTTAATTGGTTGTTTGCCCGTCACCAAAACGGCAAATTTTTGCTGAGAATTGAAGACACGGATAAAGAGCGCTCCAAGCCAGAGTTCACTGAAAATATTCTTGATGGCTTGCGCTGGCTTGGCCTTGACTGGGATGAGGAACCCGTCATCCAAAGCGAGCGGATTGAAGTCCATCGCCAGGCCATCAGCCAATTGCTCGCTCAAGGTCTTGCCTATCGCTGTTATGTCAGCGAGCAGGAATTGGATGCCATGCGTGAAGCCCAGAGGGCTTCAGGTCAGCCTCCCCGTTACGACAACCGTCATCGCCATCTCACTGGTGATCAGGAGGAGGCCTATCGGGCTGAAGGGCGAGAGGCGGTGATCCGTTTTCGGATTGATGACGAAGCCACCATTGCTTGGACCGATATGGTGCGTGGTCCGATGCAATGGCGCGGCGCCGATCTTGGTGGTGACATGGTGATCGCCAGACGAGCTCCTGCGACCACAGTTGGCGACCCTCTGTACAACCTCGTGGTGGTGGTTGATGACGCCGCTATGGCCATCAGCCACGTGATTCGAGGTGAGGATCACATCGCAAATACGGCCAAACAACTGTTGCTATATCAGGCTTTGGAGTTGAACTGCCCAACGTTTGCCCATACGCCTTTGATCCTCAATCCAGAGGGACGAAAGCTCTCGAAGCGTGATGGAGTGACTTCCATTGGTGATTTTCAGGAGATGGGTTACACAGCTGAGGCCTTAGCCAATTACATGACCCTGCTCGGTTGGTCTGTCCCGGAAGGAACAGAGGAACGGTTCACGCTTCGACAAGCAGCCGAAGTTTTCAGTTTTGATCGGGTGAATAAAGCAGGTGCCAAATTTGATTGGGACAAGCTCAACTGGCTCAATGCCCAGGTTTTGCATGGTTGGTCGCCAGCCGAACTTCTCGCAGCACTTGAGCCCCGCTGGCAGAAACAAGGTTGGGTTGTAAGCGACCCTCTTTGGGCCAATGACTTAGCCGTTTTGCTTGGACCGTCACTCACTTTGATCGAAGACGGAGTGACGCAAGCCAGGCCCTTTTTTGAAGAACCTCCCTTGGAAGAGGATGGGCTGAAGCAACTAGAGCAAGAGGGTGCCCGTCCTGCGCTTCAGGCACTCCTTTCCGCTCTTGAGCTGAACGCCTGGGATGGTCTTGATGTTGAGCGCGCCCAAACCTTGCTCAAAGAGGCGGCTGCCTCCGCTGAAGTGAAAAAGGGTGTCCTGATGAAGAGTCTTAGGGCCGCGTTGCTCGGTCGCCTTCAGGGGCCAGACCTCATTACTACATGGGCGTTACTGGCCAGACTCGGGCATGATCGGCAACGCTTGCGTCGTTGCCTCTGA
- the psaJ gene encoding photosystem I reaction center subunit IX codes for MKKFLTTAPVVAAIWFTLTAGILIEWNRFFPDLLFHPMG; via the coding sequence ATGAAGAAATTTCTTACAACTGCACCTGTCGTTGCGGCGATTTGGTTCACTCTCACCGCCGGAATCTTGATCGAGTGGAATCGCTTTTTCCCTGATCTCCTCTTCCACCCCATGGGCTGA
- a CDS encoding sodium:proton antiporter — protein sequence MTPERLGLLWGITVFAGAGARLLAALSNINGVVLLLLSGLLIGRSGLGLVEPLDLGQGLQTIVGLLVSLVLFDGGLNLRLPGDTIKATVLRISVLRIFISLGAGILAAHWLAGLGWSLAAVFSAIVLATGPTVVTPIVKQIRLAHPLGDVLEAEGLVLEPIGAVLALLLLELALGDLHGWRELAQGLLARLGGGVLIGVTVGWLLSEGLRRLTSLQPVGLRLQLTLGALFLMFGIAEWLLPESGLPASVAAGVVVGRRSTEEAGQLDELIRELASLAITMLFPLLAADVSWTELSPLGWGGVSCVLLLMFVVRPVAVSLATVGLPLVWRQKLFMAWLAPRGIVTAAVASLFAIRLEQAGILGAGRLQGLVFLTILMTVGIQGLTAQPLARALGLIAESPEESDATTSAVSEATTQALPIMPESGQ from the coding sequence ATGACGCCTGAGCGTTTAGGGCTGCTTTGGGGCATCACGGTCTTTGCGGGGGCAGGGGCGAGGCTGCTAGCCGCTTTATCCAATATCAATGGCGTGGTTTTGCTGCTGCTTTCAGGGCTGCTGATCGGGCGCTCTGGCCTAGGACTCGTTGAACCTCTCGATCTTGGGCAAGGGCTGCAAACCATTGTCGGACTGTTGGTGAGCTTGGTGTTGTTTGACGGAGGTCTCAACCTTCGTCTGCCAGGAGACACGATCAAAGCAACCGTGCTTCGCATCTCAGTCCTGAGAATCTTCATTTCTCTCGGTGCGGGAATCCTTGCTGCGCACTGGCTCGCTGGCCTTGGATGGTCTTTAGCTGCCGTCTTTAGCGCCATTGTGCTGGCCACTGGGCCAACCGTAGTGACCCCGATCGTGAAACAAATCCGCTTAGCCCATCCCCTTGGAGATGTGCTGGAAGCGGAAGGACTGGTGCTCGAGCCCATCGGGGCTGTGTTGGCCTTGCTGCTCCTGGAACTAGCCCTGGGAGACCTTCACGGTTGGCGTGAATTGGCCCAGGGTCTGCTGGCACGCCTCGGAGGGGGAGTGCTCATTGGTGTCACTGTTGGTTGGCTGTTGTCAGAAGGATTGCGACGCCTGACGTCTTTGCAACCCGTCGGATTGCGATTACAGCTCACACTTGGAGCGTTGTTCCTCATGTTTGGGATTGCCGAATGGCTCCTTCCTGAATCAGGGCTACCTGCATCCGTTGCCGCGGGGGTGGTGGTCGGTCGTCGGTCAACCGAAGAAGCTGGTCAGCTCGATGAGTTGATTCGAGAGTTGGCTTCACTCGCCATCACCATGCTGTTTCCACTCCTGGCAGCAGACGTGTCTTGGACTGAGCTCAGTCCTCTTGGATGGGGCGGTGTGAGCTGTGTCTTGCTGCTCATGTTTGTAGTGCGTCCAGTCGCCGTGAGTCTGGCCACAGTCGGTTTGCCCTTGGTATGGCGTCAAAAGTTGTTTATGGCCTGGCTGGCGCCACGAGGAATCGTGACAGCAGCTGTGGCTTCCTTGTTCGCCATCCGCCTTGAGCAGGCTGGAATTTTGGGTGCAGGGCGTTTGCAAGGGTTGGTCTTCCTCACAATTTTGATGACAGTGGGAATCCAAGGACTAACAGCGCAACCCTTGGCGCGCGCTCTTGGCCTGATTGCAGAAAGTCCAGAAGAATCTGACGCCACGACCTCTGCCGTGTCAGAGGCAACGACGCAAGCGTTGCCGATCATGCCCGAGTCTGGCCAGTAA
- a CDS encoding type IV pilus twitching motility protein PilT: MSQPVFPPGIPAKPTFTPSSAPQSSASPPTSLEQIVRIAYEQGHSDVHLGIGESPRFRARGEIIRSDWPPTKPGEFQDWLGELLTPQQIDHFRQCKEFDGAHAFSFVRVRINLFDALKGAAMVLRLIPQKILSMDDLKLPSVLQVLCAHPKGLLLVTGPTGSGKSTTLAAMIDWINNNQSRHILTIEDPIEFVHESRQSLIRQREVGRHTLQFHHALRAALREDPDVILVGEIRDKETLSTAMEAAQTGHLVFGTLHTNSAVKTVERVLGMYQPEEQESVRQSLAESLMGIVSQGLIQSAGGKRTAYHDLMINTDACKDYIKKGTLDDVEDIMQRSEFDGMMTANQSLQRLVESGQVEAEKAIAVSPRPNELTQALRGRS, encoded by the coding sequence ATGAGTCAGCCCGTTTTTCCTCCTGGCATCCCAGCCAAGCCCACGTTCACACCATCTTCAGCTCCACAGTCGTCGGCTTCACCGCCTACGTCTTTAGAGCAGATCGTGCGTATCGCGTATGAACAGGGGCATTCCGACGTTCATCTTGGGATCGGGGAGAGCCCAAGATTTCGAGCTCGTGGCGAGATCATTCGCTCCGATTGGCCTCCCACGAAACCCGGCGAGTTTCAGGATTGGCTAGGAGAATTACTCACTCCCCAGCAGATCGACCACTTCAGACAGTGCAAAGAGTTCGACGGGGCTCATGCCTTCTCTTTCGTAAGGGTCCGCATCAACTTGTTCGATGCTTTGAAGGGAGCGGCGATGGTGTTGCGCCTCATTCCTCAAAAGATCCTGTCGATGGATGATCTAAAGCTGCCGTCTGTTCTTCAAGTCCTTTGCGCTCATCCCAAAGGGTTGCTGCTTGTCACTGGGCCTACAGGCTCCGGTAAAAGCACCACGCTGGCAGCCATGATTGATTGGATTAATAACAATCAAAGTAGGCATATCCTCACGATTGAGGATCCCATTGAATTCGTGCATGAAAGCCGGCAGTCTCTTATCCGACAGCGTGAGGTTGGACGACACACACTCCAGTTTCATCATGCTTTGAGAGCGGCGTTGCGTGAAGATCCTGATGTTATTTTGGTTGGTGAAATTCGTGACAAAGAAACCCTAAGTACCGCGATGGAGGCGGCTCAGACTGGGCATCTTGTGTTTGGAACTTTGCATACAAACTCTGCGGTTAAGACCGTTGAGCGAGTGCTTGGAATGTACCAACCTGAAGAACAGGAAAGTGTTCGTCAGTCTTTAGCGGAATCGCTAATGGGAATTGTTTCTCAGGGATTAATACAGAGTGCTGGCGGCAAACGTACCGCGTATCATGACCTAATGATTAATACTGATGCATGTAAGGACTATATTAAAAAAGGAACACTTGATGATGTTGAAGACATCATGCAGAGAAGCGAGTTTGATGGAATGATGACCGCCAATCAGTCCTTGCAACGTTTGGTTGAATCTGGGCAAGTCGAAGCTGAGAAGGCGATAGCCGTTAGCCCTCGCCCGAATGAACTCACTCAGGCTTTAAGGGGTAGAAGTTGA
- the wecB gene encoding non-hydrolyzing UDP-N-acetylglucosamine 2-epimerase — protein MARLPRVTIVLGTRPEAIKLAPVIQEFRASKDLETRVVLTGQHREMVSQVMDLFGLSADLDLNLMAPRQTLTHVTCAALQGLRDDFQAFPPKLVLVQGDTTTAFAAALSAFYEQIPVGHVEAGLRTDNLLDPFPEEANRRLISQISHLHFAPTKQSEANLQASGVVGRVLLTGNTVIDALLRMSERAPALSDLSIDWDAQRVILATVHRRENWGDRLKNIADGMLRVLDSHPDTVLLLPLHRNPTVREPLQALLGEHPRVVLTEPLDYDRLVAAMKGCTLLLTDSGGLQEEAPALGKPVLVLRETTERPEAVEAGTAQLVGTDPTAIHREASLLLDDSEAYNAMAKAVNPFGDGHASERILGAALELLAS, from the coding sequence ATGGCCCGCCTGCCACGCGTGACGATCGTCTTGGGCACAAGGCCTGAAGCCATCAAATTGGCGCCTGTGATCCAAGAATTCCGGGCCAGTAAGGACCTGGAAACACGAGTTGTGCTGACAGGGCAGCACAGAGAAATGGTGTCGCAAGTGATGGATTTGTTTGGCCTGAGCGCCGATCTGGATCTCAATTTGATGGCCCCTCGACAAACCCTCACGCACGTGACCTGTGCGGCGCTGCAGGGATTACGTGATGACTTCCAAGCGTTTCCTCCAAAGCTCGTGCTGGTTCAAGGAGACACAACCACGGCCTTCGCTGCAGCCCTCTCCGCCTTCTACGAACAAATTCCTGTTGGACACGTTGAGGCAGGACTGCGAACAGACAACCTTCTCGATCCTTTTCCAGAAGAAGCGAACCGTCGATTGATCTCGCAAATTTCTCATCTTCACTTTGCTCCCACCAAGCAATCAGAAGCCAACCTTCAAGCGTCTGGGGTGGTTGGGCGCGTGCTGCTTACGGGCAACACTGTGATCGATGCTCTGCTGCGAATGTCCGAACGCGCTCCTGCGTTAAGCGACTTATCCATCGATTGGGACGCGCAAAGGGTGATTTTGGCGACTGTTCACCGTCGTGAGAATTGGGGTGACCGCCTCAAGAACATTGCGGATGGAATGCTCCGTGTTCTCGACAGCCATCCCGACACCGTGTTGCTGTTGCCCTTGCATCGCAACCCAACCGTGCGTGAACCACTCCAGGCACTACTAGGGGAGCATCCACGTGTGGTGCTAACCGAGCCACTGGATTACGACCGCTTGGTGGCAGCCATGAAAGGCTGCACTCTTTTACTCACTGACTCCGGTGGGTTGCAGGAAGAAGCGCCAGCACTCGGAAAACCGGTTCTTGTCCTGCGTGAAACCACGGAACGCCCCGAAGCTGTTGAAGCCGGCACAGCCCAATTGGTGGGGACTGATCCAACCGCGATTCACCGTGAAGCATCCCTGTTATTAGACGACAGTGAGGCCTACAACGCCATGGCGAAAGCCGTGAATCCCTTTGGTGATGGCCACGCGAGTGAAAGGATTCTCGGGGCTGCTCTTGAGCTGTTGGCAAGCTGA
- the rplS gene encoding 50S ribosomal protein L19: MAVDPIETSVDEATEATSGTTAVAEKPTAKDSKKLGASALIKEFEDAQLKSDLPEIYVGDTVRVGVRISEGNKERVQPYEGVVIAKRHGSLNQTITVRRIFQGIGVERVFMLHSPQVASVKIERRGKVRRAKLFYLRDRVGKATRVKQRFDR, translated from the coding sequence ATGGCGGTGGACCCGATAGAGACGTCTGTGGACGAAGCCACTGAGGCAACCAGCGGAACAACTGCTGTTGCTGAAAAACCAACGGCGAAAGATTCGAAGAAGTTGGGTGCTTCCGCACTCATTAAAGAATTCGAAGACGCACAGCTAAAGAGCGATCTTCCTGAGATTTACGTCGGCGACACAGTGCGTGTTGGTGTTCGTATCAGCGAGGGCAATAAAGAGCGTGTCCAGCCCTACGAGGGCGTCGTGATCGCTAAGCGCCATGGAAGTCTCAACCAAACCATCACGGTGCGCCGCATCTTCCAAGGCATCGGTGTTGAGCGGGTTTTTATGCTCCACAGCCCCCAAGTTGCTTCGGTCAAAATTGAGCGTCGCGGTAAAGTAAGGCGTGCGAAGCTCTTTTATCTGCGGGACCGAGTGGGCAAGGCCACTCGCGTGAAGCAGCGCTTCGATCGCTGA
- the map gene encoding type I methionyl aminopeptidase — translation MNLFADLLASTKEPTVTSTGPRIQQRRGVEIKSARELKIMAKASSIVATVLREIMELVEPGQTTGDLDAHAERRIREMGATPSFMGYHGFPASICASINNEVVHGIPSNKRVIHAGDLLKVDTGAYFDGYHGDSCITVCVGDVSEEARKLSRVAQESLMAGLSQIRAGNTLLDIAGAVEDHVKANQFSVVEDYTGHGVGRNLHEEPSVFNFRTNDLPNVKLRPGMTLAVEPILNAGSNACRTLKDRWTVVTKDGSLSAQWEHTIVVTSDGCEILTDRGN, via the coding sequence ATGAATTTGTTCGCTGACCTCCTGGCCTCCACAAAGGAGCCCACTGTCACCTCCACCGGTCCACGCATCCAGCAGCGGCGTGGCGTGGAAATCAAATCGGCCCGTGAGCTGAAAATCATGGCGAAAGCCAGCTCCATCGTCGCCACCGTTCTGCGCGAAATCATGGAGCTGGTGGAGCCTGGACAGACCACAGGGGACCTCGATGCTCATGCTGAGCGCCGCATCAGGGAAATGGGCGCAACCCCAAGCTTTATGGGTTATCACGGCTTCCCGGCGAGCATCTGCGCCAGCATTAACAATGAGGTGGTGCATGGCATCCCCAGCAACAAACGGGTCATCCATGCTGGCGATTTGCTGAAAGTGGATACGGGGGCTTATTTCGATGGTTATCACGGAGATAGCTGCATCACCGTTTGCGTCGGTGACGTCTCAGAAGAAGCACGCAAGCTCAGTCGGGTTGCTCAGGAATCACTGATGGCTGGACTGTCCCAGATCCGCGCCGGAAATACGCTTCTTGATATCGCCGGAGCAGTCGAAGATCACGTCAAAGCCAATCAATTCAGTGTGGTGGAGGATTACACAGGCCATGGAGTCGGACGAAATCTCCATGAAGAGCCATCGGTGTTCAACTTCCGTACGAACGATCTTCCCAACGTCAAATTGCGTCCAGGTATGACGCTTGCCGTTGAGCCGATTCTCAATGCAGGAAGCAATGCTTGTCGCACCCTCAAAGACCGATGGACCGTCGTGACCAAGGACGGCAGTCTTTCCGCTCAGTGGGAGCACACCATCGTGGTGACATCTGATGGTTGTGAAATCCTCACCGATCGTGGGAATTGA
- the tsaD gene encoding tRNA (adenosine(37)-N6)-threonylcarbamoyltransferase complex transferase subunit TsaD: MPTVLGLETSCDESAAAVLRQEGDQLTVLSHGIASQVEEHAQWGGVVPEIASRRHVEALPNLVEHALKDAGLIAADLDAIAATVAPGLVGALMVGSITGRTLAALHQKPFLAVHHLEAHLASVFLADQPPKAPYLVLLVSGGHTELIRVDQRGEMKRLGRSHDDAAGEAFDKVARLMGLGYPGGPAIQAIAVEGDAKRFRLPKGRVSKPEGGFYPYDFSFSGLKTAVLRHVEALKRESEELPLADLAASFEQIVADVLVERSLRCCLEQGIDQLVMVGGVAANQRLRSLMHAVGQSKGVSVHIAPLAYCTDNAAMVAVAALRRLSSGVKSSSLELGVSARWPLEKALSLYGSTPPF, encoded by the coding sequence ATGCCCACAGTGCTTGGCCTCGAAACAAGTTGTGACGAGTCAGCCGCGGCGGTGCTCCGCCAGGAGGGCGATCAACTCACAGTGTTGTCCCATGGCATCGCCTCCCAGGTTGAGGAGCATGCGCAATGGGGTGGGGTCGTGCCTGAGATTGCCTCACGACGGCATGTGGAAGCGCTCCCAAACCTCGTAGAGCACGCCTTAAAAGACGCTGGTCTCATTGCTGCCGACCTTGATGCCATCGCGGCAACCGTGGCACCTGGCTTGGTTGGAGCCCTCATGGTGGGCTCCATCACCGGGCGGACACTCGCGGCCCTGCATCAGAAACCCTTCCTCGCCGTTCACCATCTGGAGGCGCACCTGGCTTCCGTGTTCCTGGCAGATCAGCCACCAAAGGCTCCTTATCTCGTACTTCTCGTGAGTGGCGGTCACACCGAACTCATCCGGGTGGATCAGCGCGGAGAGATGAAACGCCTGGGACGAAGCCATGACGATGCGGCCGGTGAAGCTTTCGACAAAGTGGCTCGACTCATGGGCTTGGGCTACCCAGGAGGTCCTGCGATTCAGGCCATCGCCGTGGAGGGCGATGCAAAACGGTTTCGGTTACCAAAAGGGCGCGTTTCCAAGCCAGAAGGAGGCTTCTATCCCTATGACTTTTCATTTAGTGGGCTGAAAACTGCGGTGCTTCGGCATGTGGAAGCGTTGAAGCGTGAATCGGAGGAGCTTCCTCTGGCTGATCTCGCGGCCAGCTTTGAACAGATCGTGGCCGATGTGCTGGTGGAGCGAAGCCTGCGCTGCTGCCTAGAGCAGGGGATTGATCAATTGGTCATGGTTGGCGGCGTTGCCGCTAACCAGCGCCTGCGTTCTCTAATGCATGCTGTCGGCCAGTCAAAGGGGGTGTCAGTACACATCGCCCCTTTGGCCTATTGCACGGACAACGCAGCAATGGTTGCCGTAGCAGCATTGCGTCGACTTTCAAGCGGCGTGAAATCCAGCTCCCTAGAGCTAGGCGTCTCAGCACGATGGCCATTAGAGAAAGCATTAAGCCTTTATGGCTCAACACCCCCCTTTTGA
- a CDS encoding photosystem I reaction center subunit III, with the protein MRRLFALALSALLVFGFAPVAKADVAGLTPCAESARFQQRASAAATPQAKARFEMYSEAVCGEDGLPHLIVDGRWSHAGDFVFPGLMFLYINGCIGWAGREYLKGTRGTKEQYTKEIQIDVSLALKSLLASATWPVAAFGEFTSGKLLESDNKVTVSPR; encoded by the coding sequence ATGCGTCGTCTCTTCGCTCTTGCGCTCTCGGCCCTGCTGGTGTTCGGCTTTGCCCCCGTCGCCAAGGCTGATGTAGCAGGTCTGACACCTTGCGCCGAAAGTGCCCGTTTTCAGCAGCGTGCAAGCGCTGCCGCCACGCCTCAAGCTAAGGCTCGCTTCGAGATGTATAGCGAGGCCGTTTGTGGTGAAGATGGGCTGCCTCATTTGATCGTTGATGGCCGCTGGAGCCATGCCGGTGATTTCGTCTTCCCAGGCCTGATGTTCCTCTACATCAATGGATGCATTGGCTGGGCAGGTCGTGAGTACCTCAAAGGCACTCGCGGTACCAAGGAGCAGTACACGAAAGAGATTCAAATTGATGTCTCTCTTGCCCTCAAGTCCTTGTTGGCATCAGCCACTTGGCCTGTCGCTGCTTTTGGTGAATTCACGAGTGGCAAATTGCTTGAAAGCGACAACAAGGTGACCGTCTCTCCTCGCTGA
- a CDS encoding DUF1643 domain-containing protein, which yields MSCWQAEATFSPCGAYRWELHRPIPSRDHRSEQRRVLLFIGLNPSRADGLRDDPTLRRLQRFSQHWEYHHLVVLNLFARISPSPSLLCRCAEPIGAENDLILHSWFQQWAQQPTWDLWMGWGVGGRLMQRDKAVLRMLNDVSDQRGVLPPPFVTGLTKAGDPRHPLYLPSDVQRVAWAVPFLDEPHSAPVSDLPSPVWRTDRSGAFHVT from the coding sequence TTGAGCTGTTGGCAAGCTGAAGCAACGTTCAGTCCTTGCGGTGCCTACCGCTGGGAGCTGCATCGGCCCATTCCATCCAGGGATCACAGGTCCGAACAGAGGAGGGTGCTTCTGTTCATTGGCCTGAACCCGTCGCGAGCCGATGGGCTTCGAGACGACCCCACCCTGCGAAGGCTTCAAAGGTTTTCACAACACTGGGAGTATCACCATCTCGTGGTGCTGAATCTCTTTGCCCGCATCTCCCCCTCCCCCTCACTGCTTTGCCGTTGCGCTGAGCCAATCGGCGCTGAGAACGATCTGATCCTGCACAGCTGGTTCCAGCAGTGGGCGCAGCAGCCCACATGGGATCTCTGGATGGGATGGGGGGTCGGCGGACGACTGATGCAACGGGATAAGGCGGTTTTGAGAATGTTGAACGACGTCAGCGATCAACGAGGAGTGCTTCCACCTCCTTTTGTGACTGGTTTGACCAAAGCGGGCGATCCCCGCCACCCCCTCTACCTTCCCAGTGATGTGCAGAGAGTTGCCTGGGCAGTACCGTTCCTAGATGAACCGCACTCCGCGCCGGTATCGGATCTCCCTTCACCTGTCTGGCGGACAGACCGAAGTGGTGCATTTCACGTCACTTGA
- a CDS encoding high light inducible protein, producing MAPKTDLQQNVVAEQIDPIELNAWKRGITPQAEIWNGRLAMLGLSIGMATLLIVRMFNNAA from the coding sequence ATGGCTCCTAAAACCGATCTCCAACAAAACGTTGTGGCAGAGCAAATTGATCCGATCGAGCTGAATGCTTGGAAGCGAGGAATTACTCCCCAAGCTGAAATTTGGAATGGACGTCTTGCCATGCTCGGACTTTCCATCGGCATGGCAACTCTGTTAATCGTCCGGATGTTTAACAACGCGGCCTGA
- a CDS encoding hyperconserved protein Hcp translates to MELDLQPGDVVKVLESAALGWVRARVIRVKSGGRVVVQSDQGREFTARGNQVRLIEPAGFRP, encoded by the coding sequence ATGGAGTTGGATCTTCAACCTGGTGATGTGGTCAAAGTGCTCGAATCAGCCGCTCTAGGCTGGGTTCGTGCACGAGTGATTCGCGTCAAATCTGGTGGACGAGTCGTCGTTCAAAGTGACCAAGGCCGTGAATTCACGGCCCGAGGTAATCAAGTGCGTTTGATCGAACCAGCTGGATTTCGCCCTTAA